Below is a window of Humulus lupulus chromosome 2, drHumLupu1.1, whole genome shotgun sequence DNA.
aaaatttcccatttgaatCGCGGCTTGGCccacaagggccgcggcgcgctcaagtcagagagcacgaCTCTCTCCGCTAAAGGACACGGGATGCGACGTGCCTCAGCATGCACTGTGATGCCTGGGCAAAgtcagaggctcccaagccttttTGTTCATGCAAgccgcgacgcctgaagaacagggtcgcgactcggacttgcgaacccagtttttcccctgcattttctcaaACTAACATCACCAATTCCCACCTAAACTTGCCCCAAACTCAGAATCACATCTCAATCTTATAAAACCACAATATGTGCAGCATATAACCATTAAATCTAAGCTAAAACTTCAGCATAGTTTAGGATCCCAATCTTTAAGCGCAAAACTCTAAAACATCCAAAACAAACCAGAAAGTTTAGTAAAACAGAGCATAGATCTTACCTTAACTATGTAATCATGACCCCAAGCTACTCCTAACCCACTTCTAGCCCCATCCTTTAGTCTCATTCTCGTGAACTTAGGGAAATTATCAGCCTTTTTTCCTTCAATCTTCCAAAGCCTCTTCTAAGCATAAGAGAGAGTCCCGAACATGgcaaaaggagagagagagagagagagagagagagagagagagagtcttatcctcctttttttgtttttctaaTGTTTATCCAAGTTTCTAAGTAGTCAAAAGACCAGTCAACTACAAAGTGCCCTACCCCTTGCATAAAAGACTAGAATGCCCTTTAGACATAACCCTATCCTTTaatggccccaagggcaaaatcgtcagtttccacatttcccactaatcctctaGTAATCCTGGAAATCCCCATTCAATCCTCGACACTCCTAAACAAACACTAAATCACCACCCTTTACTCAGTAATTTTCGAACACGAACTATGTTcacaaaatacccttaggctcccccgagcccggtactcgaccccgttgtgactattccgctaacctgctccctaggatcatgtcggaccacacatctcaaacatATCCCCATAACATTGGGGCCTCACTCATAATacatgcatatttacatttatgccctcaacgggccaaaattacaaacacgccCATATTCACAGGAATGgacccgcatgcatatttaattcatgcaatcatgcatgtctaatcacattaccacataattaaTTTATAACACATCATCACGCATATAATCcaaattaggccctccaggcattgtagtcaaggcactcagccttaatatcaaAATTTGAGACATTACAGTGGAGCTAACCACAATACAGGTACCGTCATCTTGGAATTAGCAGAGTATGCCCTTTGGTATAGGAGTTAAGTATTCTCTGGGTTGCGAGGCTCATGACCTCTATGTTGAACCAGATGGTCAAAAAATTGTTTATGATGAATGAATGTTATTTATGATGCAATACTTGACTTATGAATGTCTCAGATGTATTGCTAGTTAATTAAAAGTTTCTACTGCATTATGTTTATGTCATGAATTCGAGACTTGTGTTCTCTAGTATATACTTCACATCCTTACTTGGCGTTATAGCTCATCAGCTACTTTGtttgtgtaggtaaaggcaaagcttAGAAGTCATGCTAGTAGCTGGAAACAGTGACGGAGGCAGTCAAGCCTTTGGGTAGGCTTAAGCCCTCactgaaaatattaaaaaaaacaacatatacacattgatatttattaattcttgtcttttttcatttatatatttattaaaagaaaacagaTCTATGTAGTTTTTATAAAACATAAGGCATTACTTAAATTTGTTAAGCCCATTTATTTCAAACCAAACCCAGCCCaataaattgataattatatatttaatacacAAGCAATTGTACGGTTCTATTTGTTTCCTATTAGgctattagattttttttttttttcttttataggaAGTCTCTTAAAATTCTCTAGAAACTTCATTCTCAGACCAAAATTTTTACAGTCAAATAAAATAAACTTTGAGAGCAAGCTatcatctcaaaaaaaaaaaaaaaaacctttgaaCTGGAGAGCAAGCCCATACGTTCTTGGTTGGTGAGGCAAGTGTGAGCCAAAATTCAAAAGGGTCTTAGAAAATAGCACAACCAATTGCAAAAGTGAGtaacttcttctttctttcctttacttttttttaatataataaatggtttaaataacacaacaaagtagttcattttgtttttctttcttttgttttttcaATTTCTATTAGTGAttgatttttttcttctatttgcaTTTGTTTAGAAATTAGATGTCGTAtaaagatattatatatatatatatatatctttttctttttttgagtGAACCCATAGAAATAGTACAAGGGGCCACAAACTATTAAActagataaaaaaaaatcttacaaCAATACtacaaataaaaaattgaaaaagaggCATGAAAACAACCATGTGCAACACTAAATGTAATTAATAAACTTCAAGGAGAAAAAGTGGCCTTATATTCAttgaggatatatatatatatatccttgaATGAATTGATgatataatttttgaatttataAAAGAAAAGCAAATTTACAATTACTTTAAATCGAATCTTTATTGAGGTATGTTGTGTGTTTTATAGTTAACGTTGTTTGTTTGCTTCCTTGTTTAGATTCTAATTatgtaatatttttatatttcataattataatcatattCACAAGTCTTATTATTAATCTTTCATATATTTAACTACAATAGGTATGAAGAGGAATTTTAAAAGTATACAAAATTCCTCAACTTCTATAGGAAAGAATgataaaattacaaaatcaaGTTATGCGGATGTCAACATAAATCTTGAAGATCTTGAAAGTGACCCAGGATTGAGAACACCGATTATGGACCATCCTTTAAAAATTTGTGATCAAGTTCGGCGAACATATATGCAAAAAGGTCCTTGTCAACCTCACCTCAAGCCATTTCCATCGACAAAAGTTGGAACTCAATCAAGAGCATTCAACGGTGCTTGGTATGAGGAATTTCAAAATTGGCTTGAATATAGTGTATCAAAAGATGGTGCATTTTGTCTGTATTGTTATCTGTTTAAATCAAATTGCAGAGGACAATCAGGTGGTGATTCATTTGTTGGTCAAGGATTCAGAATTTTTAAAAATGGAAAAGCAAGACTTAATACTCATGTTGGAGGTCCATCTAGTGTTCACAATCAAGCTAGGAAAATGTGTGAAGCGTTAATGAACGAAAAACAAAatattcaaacattttttaaaaaacaatcaaAGCAAGCTCGTAGTGAGTATCGAAGTCGTTTGGAAGCAGTAGTTGATTGCATTCGTTTGTTATTGCAACAAGGGATTGCTTTTCGTGGTGATGATGAATTTGGAGACTCGAGTAATCAAGGTAACTTTCTTGAGATTTTAAAATTTCTTGCTAATCATAATGAAGACATCAAAGCAGTTACATTGAAAAATGCTCCTGAGAATTTAAAATTAACATCACCTGATATTCAGAAAGATATTGTGAGGGCTGCAGCTTTTGAAACACTTGATATCATTATTAAAGAAATTGGAGATGCGTTGTTTTCTATTTTAGTTGATGAATGTCGTGATATTTCAACTAAGGAGCAAATGGCTGTTGTGTTGCGATATGTAGATAAAGATGGGCGTGTGATTGAACGATTTGTGGGAATTGAACATGTGGCCAATACCACAGCTGTGTCACTTAAAGGTGCTATTGATAAATTATTTTCTAGATATGGATTAAGTATATCTAAATTGCGGAGACAAGGTTATGATGGGGCAAGCAATATGCAAGGAGAGTTCAGTGGTCTTAAAACTCTTATTTTGAATGAGAATCCATCAGCTTTTTATGTTCATTGTTTTGCTCACCAACTTCAACTTGCTCTTGTAGCTGTTGCAAAGAAACATATTCTAGTTGCTTATCTTTTTAGTGTGGTAACTATGGTGATAAATGTCGTTGGATGTTCTTCTAAGCGTTGTGATATTCTTAGAGAAAAGCAAGATGCTATTATTTCTGAAGCACTCAAGTGTGGTGAAATTTCAAGTGGAAGAGGGCTAAATCAAGAAACCAATCTTAAACGTCCCAGTGATACTCGTTGGGGTTCACATTATGCTACATTGGTAAGCTTGATTAACTTATTCTCCCCTATAACTAATGTTCTTCAAATAATAGTAGACGATGGGCGAGCAAACTTTGATCAAAGGTTTGAAGCAAGTAATTTATTGTCTTTGATGTTAACATTTGATTTTATATTCAGTCTACATTTAATGAAAGCATTGTTGGGAATAACAAATGAATTGTCAAAAGCACTACAGAGAAAAGATCAAGATATTGCAAATGCCATGAAATTAGTGGAAATTTGCAAGAAAAGATTACAAGCAATGAGAGACAATGAATGGGATTCCTTTCTTAATCAAGTCTCAACCTTTTGTGCTAAATATAATGTGGATGTTCCTGATATGGATGATACATTTGTTGCCCAAGGTCGATCACGGCACAAAACTCAAGAAATGACAAATTTACATCACTATCGTGTGGAATTATTTTTTGTTGTTATTGATATCCAACTTCAAGAGCTAAATGAACATTTCAATGAGGTAAACACCGTACTACTTCTTTGTTTAGCTTCTTTGTGCCCTGGTGATTCATTTGTAGCTTTTGACAAAAAAAAGTTGGTCCGGTTTGCTAAGTATTATCCCAAAGACTTTTCTACTTTTGAGCTTATGATACTTGATGATCAACTTGAAACTTACATTATTGATGTACGTACTACTGAGAAGTTCCTGGGTTTGAAAAGTATTAGAGATCTTGCTCAAAAAATGGTcaagacaaagaaaaatattgTCTATCCACTGGTGTATCGACTTATTACATTGGCATTGATTCTACCTGTTGTTACTGCTACGGTGGAAAGAGTATTTTCTTctatgaatattttgaaaaatagattGCGTAATCGAATGGGAGATCAATGGATGAATGATTGTTTACTTGTGTACATTGAAAAAGACATTTTCAATAGCCTTGACAATGAAGTTATCATGCAACGATTTCAAAACATGAAAACCCGTCGAGGCagattgtaatttttattttattttctatgacAGTGTCCTATTTTATTTTGTTGAACATGAAAATTTATAAGGACAATTTATTAGTTATTTTTGTTAGtttcaaattaatatttttcgAAGCCCTCACTGAGCATAATTTCTGGCTCCGTCACTAGCTGGAAAGGATTTTGTTTGAATAATGCAGTGTGAATCAATTGACCTGCAAGGTTGATAGGGTTTCCTCAAGTCTTCCGCTAAGTTTCAAGTCATTTCTTTTATGATTTAACTTCAAGTTTTGGTCAAGAAGGCCTTATGGCTAAATGCTCCATTTTAAGTCTATTTTCAACTGTGTTTGTTTTAAACTACTGAGATCTCGGACTCGTTTAGGTTGagatttgttaaatataatggttaagatgtttacacgatggggtgcaaaacacttaatggtttttacttaagttgaagtgaaaacatgagattgtataataggcatctaaaagtgacttttatggatctaaagtgatacaattaGGTATCTAAGCATTCCTAAAAAGTTTGGAGACATTTTGGGGGCCATGCTCGAGGCATTAATACAAAGGCATCTACGTTGTGACTCATCAACTGTAGGAGGTGATGCATTTCCACCTAGCAAGCGACGTATCACCTAGGCGATTTGTACGGGACCCTACAGATGTGTGAATTATCTCCAAATGATGtctttaaaagctctaatcccattggttggacttaatgacggtgtctacactataaataagggttattagagttgaaaatcattgatcacacttttgaactctctctctctctctaacctccctctctctctagctctcaaagaccataagttttctccaagaaactcatcaagcattgcttaacttgcatgagtttcaaggcttgttaaatctcaaatctcattctactttggtgaagcttcaagcaaaAATTGGAAGGCTTGGAAAATAGATTTTGGACAGCGATTGAATTCATGTATAAGCCTTATGATATTcctcaagtttgaagattcaagttgctcaaaataaaaaggttgtatctctctaaaccctaactttgtatttgtatcatcctattgtgtttatgttgttagtattgatgattaaatgtttctaagttcatcttatattCATTTAATCGCTTAATCATTTATTATCAATGTTTGCATTCATATCATGAATATGGTTCTTTGATGATCAAGATttacattcatactttgaataaggttcttgattagcatctatggtttgtaatattgaactaTTCCTATTATGAATTGTTGATtaagaaagtgtaaagccataaattcccaacattCAAAATCTTTATCttctaattactttctttttGTATTTTGCATAATCTACCAGAGGAAAATGTTTTCTTCTTCTACTACCTTCAAATCAttgcttcaagatttggtttgtgttgagcACACAACCATGAGAgatcaaagaaaaatatatttggaTATGTATTACATGAATGTTGATATAGATttaaagtcttcatcaacaaaggatgagacagcTCAATGGGATTACATACTTAAGGAGAATGGTATCATCAAactccttatttctaaatgtgtagactTCAAGAATTttaatgaaatgtgtttgctgccatatttcTGTGAATTTGAGTTTATTATTTATGTTAAGAGTataatggtgaatgttaatgaacAATTCTAGGGTTATTGtaatacttgttttgtttgtaaaattattgattatcatgttagatatggtaattgtaaaattaaccataatgagattaGGGTAAAGGAAAATGATGATGAGGTCATTACTCTTCTAAATGAATTTAATTGGGTTACTTTAATGTATGATAAGATCTTTGTGACCCTACTTTAATCTAATGCATTCGATGAGGAATGCATCGTAATCCTAATAGAGAATATtgcattcaatgaggaatgtatgataactctAAAGGATATTGACATTGTTTATGCATATAGTGAtaagactaatgcaaccttaagagaagataaaaatgtcaatgcaattgatgttgagatcattgcaaccttaaatgaagttaatgcaacccaatggAAGGTTcgaggatggtggtatgatacttgtgccaccattcatgcaacctatgataaaactcctTTCAAAATCTTTAAAAGTGTGAAGGTGGGACTTGAAATCCAAATGGGAAATTAAAAGAGATCTaaggtacttggaaggggctgcattgatgtgttcttcactaatggaaagaaagtgacattAACTAATgttttttatgttcttgatatgactagaaacattataagtggaagtctattgagtaaactCGGTATCAAAATAGAGTTTGAATCTggtaaactcactttgactaaattggAAAATTTTGTTGGACAGGGTTATTCATGTGATGTGATGACCAAACTATGTact
It encodes the following:
- the LOC133814822 gene encoding uncharacterized protein LOC133814822 encodes the protein MKRNFKSIQNSSTSIGKNDKITKSSYADVNINLEDLESDPGLRTPIMDHPLKICDQVRRTYMQKGPCQPHLKPFPSTKVGTQSRAFNGAWYEEFQNWLEYSVSKDGAFCLYCYLFKSNCRGQSGGDSFVGQGFRIFKNGKARLNTHVGGPSSVHNQARKMCEALMNEKQNIQTFFKKQSKQARSEYRSRLEAVVDCIRLLLQQGIAFRGDDEFGDSSNQGNFLEILKFLANHNEDIKAVTLKNAPENLKLTSPDIQKDIVRAAAFETLDIIIKEIGDALFSILVDECRDISTKEQMAVVLRYVDKDGRVIERFVGIEHVANTTAVSLKGAIDKLFSRYGLSISKLRRQGYDGASNMQGEFSGLKTLILNENPSAFYVHCFAHQLQLALVAVAKKHILVAYLFSVVTMVINVVGCSSKRCDILREKQDAIISEALKCGEISSGRGLNQETNLKRPSDTRWGSHYATLVSLINLFSPITNVLQIIVDDGRANFDQRFEASNLLSLMLTFDFIFSLHLMKALLGITNELSKALQRKDQDIANAMKLVEICKKRLQAMRDNEWDSFLNQVSTFCAKYNVDVPDMDDTFVAQGRSRHKTQEMTNLHHYRVELFFVVIDIQLQELNEHFNEVNTVLLLCLASLCPGDSFVAFDKKKLVRFAKYYPKDFSTFELMILDDQLETYIIDVRTTEKFLGLKSIRDLAQKMVKTKKNIVYPLVYRLITLALILPVVTATVERVFSSMNILKNRLRNRMGDQWMNDCLLVYIEKDIFNSLDNEVIMQRFQNMKTRRGRL